The Triticum aestivum cultivar Chinese Spring chromosome 5A, IWGSC CS RefSeq v2.1, whole genome shotgun sequence genomic sequence ACACCCCCTTCGTTATTGACACAAATCTCACGATTTTCCGGTGTACTTCTATCTTAAAACGAAGTCTCACAAATATTTCAATGGACCATACATGTATCTTGATATGAACCTCCATGGTATCCCCTATCAGTTAGCTTATGTAACCGTGCCCAGATCACAAGTTTGTCAAGGACCACTATCGTAGGGTTCATATACGCCTCCATTAACAAAGCCCGATTCCTAAAGAACCACGGACACATCACCATTGCCTTATTCCAATCAACTAAACATCCGAACTGCACTATGAAGAGGTTGTCACCAAACCGCCTCCGAACCACCTCTTTAGCTGGGTTTCATGACGATTTCATGCCCGCAATCAGAGCGCTAGGGCTAAAACCTCTTTGCCTTCTTGGGTGGATCATCGATCATTTCTTCTTCAAAGACGAATTCGTCCGCACCTTCCTCGTGCACAAGAAAGCAGCTTAGAAGTTGGGCTCGTTTCTTCCACCCCTGCCATGCTTCCTTCGGCATGCAGGGGATTCCCTCTAACGGCGAGCACGTCCGAGGGAACCCAAAACGcctcacccaccaccaccacccaagcgTGGAGTTTGATCCATCAGCCGGAACACGGGAGCCCGGAGAGTGCCCAAACGCGGCCCAGCGGCTCCAACGAACGGGCAGGCCCATCCCAAGCCCGCGCGCAGCGTCACGGGCACGGGCAAGGGGCAGACCGCAAAACAACTGAACCCAAGGGGCCGCAAAGGAAAAAAGGCGCAGTCCCTCCCAAGGGAGCCCGTGGTGCCCCACACGTCAGCCACCGGACCCAGGCGGCACGCCATATTTACAAACTCCCCCTCCGAGCCCCCGCACCGACCCCGTCATCCCCCCCGCGGCCCAAATCGCACCGAGGACTCGCGTGCtctcgccgcctcctcccctccctccttcctTCCGCCGCGGCGTCGCCGAACGAAACCCTAGCTACCTCGCCGGAGGGCGGAGAGGGCCGGGGAGAGGGAGCGGGGGCGCGGGgatggggaagaagaagaagcgggtggAGAAGGTGTTCTGCTACTACTGCGACCGGGAGTTCGACGACGAGAAGATCCTGGTGCAGCACCAGAAGGCCAAGCACTTCAAGTGCCACGTCTGCCACAAGAAGCTCTCCACCGCCGGCGGCATGGCCATCCACGTCCTCCAGGTCCACAAGGAGTCCGTCACCAAGTGCGCGcactctctcctcctcccccctctcttctcCTCCTATTAGCCATGGATCTGCGCCTcctccttgccggggcggcccagATTCGGGGTTACCCCACCCTCGATTGGATCCGTGCCGGTGCCGCGGTAGACGGGGCTCTGATTGCTCGGTGTCTAATCTGTTTTTCCTTTGGCCGCAGGGTTCCGAATGCCAAGCCCGAGAGGGATTCCACCGAGATCGAGATCTTCGGCATGCAGGGGATCCCCTCAGACGTGCTCGCCGCCCACTATGGGGAAGGTAACCGCGGGGGCTTGCTTATTTTCTCCACTGTGGCTTTTCGTTTCTCTACTAATAAAATTCTTCATAGACCAGAGTATTTGCTCTAGTTATTTTCTCCGCTGTAATCTGGATGGCAGTGTTGGTTGCTTCTGTTGAATAGTTTTGCTTGTGATGATGGCCAATCACGCCGCAAATTATTGGATTCCTTAATATCGTCTAAACGTCGAACGTACGTGGTTCACGCCtgagcataattatccatcagcaAACGAAAGACCCTCCGCCCGAGAGTTCAATTGGGCATGATATTTCTCTCCAATGGCATGTTGTTTAACCTTTATGAGTAGTTTTCCTTGGCGCTGAAGTTGCCATGTTGTTTCTGTCCAATAGCATGTAGTTTAACCTTTACATACATGTTGGTATGAACTTGCCTTGTTATTTCTCTCCAACAAGCATGTTGTTTAACCTTTACATTTGACAAGGCGGAGTGGCGTGCTCCACTGCGTTCAAATATAGTGGTGTTTGGTACATGTATAAATGAAATTTTTGTTAGCTTGGCCAACGGTGTGCATTTATGTATCGTTGTGGCGGAGCTACATGCTACTTGGCACCGCTCCCTGGCTGTGGTGTAATTAGCAGCGACCCAGTAGCCCACCACCATTGCGCACATGGAAACAGCAACACACGCACAGCCGGGCCCACAGTTCGGCTAACACACCGACAAAAAAAAAAGAATCCATGCACACACATCGCACATCCACGCACAAGTGCGGCAGCCAAGGCAGGGCCCCACACCCCATCCCATAGGCCCAGACGCAGCCACGCAAAGTGAAATAGCTACCTTTCTCAGGGAATGACCACACGCAAGACCATCCCAAAGGCCCACCATCCAGCCTCAGCGAAACACCAGACCGCCTCAGCGTTGGCCTGGTTAGTCACGCTTAAACTTGTAGGGGATTCCTTAAAAGCTGAACTTGCCGCGTAATTTCCTGCATAGCATGTTGTTAACCTTTACATTTAATATTCCTTAACTGCTGAACTTACCATGTTCTATCTCTACAATAAGCATGTTTTTTAACCTTTAAATTACATGTAAGCGCTGAACCTTTTGTTTTTGGCGGGCAGTGTAAGTAAGGGCCTGCCAAGTTATTTCCCTCCAATACTATGTCGTCTAACCTTTTACACGTGTTCCACATGCAGAGGAAGAACCTTCAAAGGTGGCCAAAGTAGAAGTGCCGACAATAAGACCTCCTATTATGCCTAATTATCCGCTAGGCATGCCTTTTCCTCCTCGGCCTTATGGTGCAGCCCGCCCTATGTATGCTCTCCTTTTTCTTCTATCTAATTTTTTAGTTCCAGTCTACTTAAAATATGCGTCCAATTGTATTGTTGGCACTCTTTTTGGAACAACTTCTAATTTCTGTCTCATTTTTTCACAGGTATAATCCTGCAATGATGGTCCGACCTCCGATTTGGCCTCTTCAGCAGCCGCAACCTTGGTTTGCTCAACAACCACCGGTTTCAGTTCCCCCAATGATTGCTGGGCAAGCACCACAGCAACCACTATTTCCCATTCAAAACATGCCCAATCCTATGATGACATCAGCACCTGCTAATTTACTTCAGACATCATACCCTATGGCCACCACAGGGGTTCCTTCACCTGTTGCCCCTCAGGCTTCCCAGCCTTTGTTTCCTGTTAACACCACTGGCAATGGAGCAGCAAATTCCTCATTCAGCTCGTCAATTTCACCTGCAACTATTGCAGCAAATTCTCCAGCATCAGTTGGTACTGCAGGATATGGCTATGTTGCTAATAACCATGGTATGTTGATTTTCCCAGAACTTTTGACGCCTATGTCTAAGCACCTTAGATGTGCTAGCTTTTTGTTTGagacatacatatatatatagggaTGAAAACAGAGCGCGAACGGATGGAATTGGGTGCTACCagatttgttttcatatttttgtgTGGAAGCAGAAATGAATACAGAAACCTCAAAAATGAATTTGAAACAGATACTACCAGAAACGAACATGGAGCGGACACGGCAACGGAAGCGGGTGTTCACCGGAACTTGAAAAACCCCTTGAACCATAAAGAAAAACAAAAGGCAGACCAACAAACTTAATCAACTGTTGAAATGGCTACAAAACAATATGATTAGGTTAGTGACTTAgtgtagtattgtagtagtactgGAAAATTACACATAGGGTCTAGTTAAGTATGTGTGTAGTAGTAGAAGCCAGACCTCACATGGGCCATTTTGTCACTGTCATTGTGTGTTGTTTGGTGGTTTTGCTACAAAGGAGCCATaggcccatatatatatatatatatatatatatatatatatatat encodes the following:
- the LOC123104830 gene encoding protein SUPPRESSOR OF FRI 4, yielding MGKKKKRVEKVFCYYCDREFDDEKILVQHQKAKHFKCHVCHKKLSTAGGMAIHVLQVHKESVTKVPNAKPERDSTEIEIFGMQGIPSDVLAAHYGEEEEPSKVAKVEVPTIRPPIMPNYPLGMPFPPRPYGAARPMYNPAMMVRPPIWPLQQPQPWFAQQPPVSVPPMIAGQAPQQPLFPIQNMPNPMMTSAPANLLQTSYPMATTGVPSPVAPQASQPLFPVNTTGNGAANSSFSSSISPATIAANSPASVGTAGYGYVANNHGTGGPAVGHPPAPATNSKTSATQPATSEVYLVWDDEAMSMEERRLALPMYQVHDETSQMSSVDAAFDRRISDITFSRQST